The genomic stretch GCGCGCGACGTCATCGCCGCGCGCGTGACCAAGATGCTCGACCTGGTGCAGATGCAGCGTTTCGCGCGGCGCAAGCCGCACGAACTCTCGGGCGGACAGCAGCAGCGCGTGGCCCTGGCACGCAGTCTCGCCAAGGAACCCAAGCTGCTGCTGCTCGACGAGCCGCTGGCGGCACTGGACAAGAAGATCCGCCAGGAAACCCAGCTCGAGCTCGTCCATCTCATTGAGCGTGTCGGCGTCACCTGCATCATGGTCACCCACGACCAGGAAGAGGCAATGACAATGGCCGACCGCATTGGCGTCATGTCTGACGGCGTGTTGCTGCAGGTGGGGACACCGGACGAGATCTACGAGCATCCGAACTGCCGCTTTACCGCCGAGTTCATTGGCGAAACCAACATGTTTCATGGCCGGCTCGGCCAGCAAGGGGTTGCCTGCAGCGATTTCCCTGCACCCATCATCATCCCGCCGCTGACCGATCACGCCGATGGCAGCGACGTCTCGGTGTCGGTGCGCCCGGAGCGCATCGTGCTCGGTCGTGAGAAGCCCGAGGCGGCCGACGGCACAATGAACCAGGCCGCAGGCGAGGTGGTGGATATTGCCTATCTGGGCAGCTATTCGATCTATCACGTCCGGGTCGGCACCTCACGTACCGTCATCGCCAGCGTGCCCTCCGCACGCTGGGGCGATGCGCCGCCGCCGACCTGGGGGGATTCTGTCTGGGTGTCGTGGAAGGCACCTGCCGGGGTGGTGCTCGGGCGATGAGCACGCGCAAACTGTTCCTGCTGCGTGGCCGTTTCTGGGTCGGAATGCTGCCGTGGACCTGGCTGCTGCTGTTCTTCCTGCTGCCCTTCGTGCTGATCGTCAATGTCAGCCTGTCCACGCCCGAGCTCTCGATTCCGCCCTACGTGCCACCGCTGCACACCGCCGCCGATGGTACCGGGGTCGAGTTCGTGCCCGACCTGTCGAACTACCAGCGTCTGCAGGACGAATTCACCTCGATCGGCGAGGACGGCGCCTATCTGCTCTACCTGCGGGCCTACGGCAACTCGCTGCTGCTGGCCAGCCTGACCACGCTGTGCTGCCTGCTCATCGGCTACCCCTTCGCCTATCATATTGCGCGCGCCCGCGAATCCATCCGCAACGTGCTGCTGATGATGGTGATGCTGCCGTTCTGGACCTCGTTCCTGCTCCGCGTCTACGCCTGGATGGGCCTGCTCGACAGCAGCGAAGTGGGGCTGATCAACCAGTTGCTGCTGGGGCTGGGCATCGTCGACGCGCCCCTGCCACTGCTTTACAACACCGGCGCGGTGCTGACCGGCATGATCTACAGCTACCTGCCCTTCATGGTGCTGCCGCTGTATGCCAACCTGGTCAAGCTCGACCCGCGCCTGCTCGAGGCCGCCAGCGATCTCGGCGCGCGTCCGCTGACTACCTTCCTGTCAGTCACGCTGCCGCTGTCGCGCAACGGCATCATTGCCGGCGCGATGATGGTGTTCATCCCGGCGGTGGGCGAATTCGTGATTCCCGACCTGCTCGGCGGCGGTGACGTACAGATGATCGGCCGCAACATCTGGGACGATTTCGGCCCCAACCAGGACTGGCCGATGGCGGCTGCGGTTGCCGTGGTGATGGTGCTGCTGCTGATCGTGCCCATCATCATCTTCAACCGATCCAGCCGGCAGGAAGCGGAGGAACTGCGATGAGCGTCGCGGCAAACCGGTGGGGCGCACGCAGCTGGCTGGTGCTGGTGTTCGCCTTCCTCTACATCCCGATCCTGTGTCTGGTGGTGTTTTCCTTCACCTCGGGCGAGATCACCACGCAATTCGACGGCTTCTCGCTGCGCTGGTACGAGGCGCTGCTCGAAGACCGCGAGATCCAGTCCGCGGTGTGGCTGTCGCTGCGCATCGGCGCCATGGCGGCGACCGCCGCGGTGGTGGTCGGGTCAGCTGCGGCATTCGTGTTGACGCGTTACCGGCCTTATTTCGGCAGCAGCTTCTTCGCCGGGATGACGACGGCACCGATGGTGATGCCGGAAGTGGTGACCGGTCTGTCGCTGGTGCTGCTGTTCACCCACCCCGCCCTGTCCTTTCTCGGCGGACGCGGCGCGCTCGCGATCTGGGCCGCGCACACCACGCTGTGCGCAGCCTACGCCGCCGTACTCGTGCAGTCGCGCCTGCGCGAGGTGGACCGTTCGCTGGAAGAGGCCGCGCTCGACCTCGGCTGCCCACCGTTCAAGGTGTTCTTCATCATCACCGTGCCGGTGATCGCCCCGGCACTCATATCCGCCTGGTTGCTGACCTTCACCCTGTCCATGGACGATTTCGTGCTCGCCGCGATGCTCTCCGACCCGGGCAGCACCACACTGCCAGTGCTGATCTTCGCCCGTCTGCATCATGGCCTGAAGCCCGAGATCAACGCCCTCGCCACCATCATCGTCGTGGTTGTGTCGATCGCAGTGCTTACTGCGAACCACATGATGATGTCGTCACAACGGGCGCGGATGCGGGCGCGGGAACTCGCCCAGGGCTGATTCTTCGTGCATCTGCATGCCACGACGAGTGCGCGACTCGTCGTGCGCAAGCCCCCCGAGCGCTTGCCCGGGGCCGAGCTGCAGCGCTGAACACGCCTCGGCCGCGCCGGCGATCACATCACGCGACACCCGGAATGCACGCGGCCGCGGCGCCAGTGAGGCGCCGCGGCCGGCGAATAACAGCACATGCCGCCCGGGCCGCAGGTTTGACTGCCGGCCCGGCGCAGCATGCAGCGCTGCGACTTACTTCCGCTTCACCCAGAAATCCGCGTTACGGATGCCGAGTTTTTCGGGATCGAAGGTCGGGTCCTTGCCTTCCTTCTTCTGCTGCTCGTAGTCCTTGAGCGCAAGCAGCGCGGGCTTCTGGATGATCAGGATGGCGATGATGTTGAGCCAGGCCATGATGCCCACACCGACGTCGCCCAGATCCCATGCCGCACCGGCACTCTTTACCGAACCGTAGGTCACGGCCACCATGACGGCGATCTTGAGCACGAAGTACAGCCACGGACGGTGCACCTTGCGGTTGATGTAGGCGATGTTGGTTTCGGCCATGTAGTAGTAAGCCACGATGGTCGTGAAGGCGAAGAAGAACAGCGCCAGTGCGACGAAGGTGCTGCCGAAGCCCGGCAGAACGGATTCGACCGCGGCCTGGGTGTAGCCAGGGCCGGCTTCCATGCCCGGCAGGCCATTCACAAGCATCGCGCCGTCCGGCCCCTGCACGTTGTACATGCCGGTCGACAGCAGCATGAAGGCGGTTGCCGAGCACACGAACAGGGTGTCGATATACACCGAGAAAGCCTGCACATAGCCCTGCTTTGCCGGATGCGATACCTCGGCTGCGGCGGCGGGATGCGGGCCGGAACCCTGGCCGGCTTCGTTGGAATACACCCCGCGCTTCACGCCCCACTGCACGGCCAGGCCGAGCACCGCGCCAAAGCCCGCCTCAAGACCGAAAGCGCTCTTGAAGATCAGTGCGATCATGCCCGGCACCGCCTCGATGTTCAGCAGCACGATCACCATCGCCACCAGGATGTAGGCCAGCGCCATGAAAGGCACGACGATCTCGGCAAACAGCGCGATCCGCTTCACCCCGCCAAAGATGATGAAGCCGAGCAGCAGCACGATGCAGGTCGCGCTGACCGCGGTGTCGATACCCCACGCGTTCTGCAGACCCGAGGCGATGCTGTTGGCTTGCACGCCCGGCAGCAGCAGGCCCATCGCGATTGCGGTCGACACCGCAAAGATCCACGCGTACCACTTCTGCCCCATGCACTTCTCGATGTAGTACGCCGGGCCGCCGCGGTACATGCCCTCGTCGTCCTTCTCCTTGTAGATCTGGGCGAGGGTCGACTCAATATAGGCGGTGGAGGCGCCGAGGAAGGCCACCGTCCACATCCAGAACACCGCACCCGGGCCACCGAAGGTGATGGCGGTGGCCACACCGGCGATGTTGCCGGTACCGACCCGGCCCGACAGCGACATGGTGAGTGCCTGGAACGACGACACGCCGGCGTCCGACGCCTTGCCGGTGAAGGTCAGGCGGATCATCTCGCCAAGGCCGCGCACCTGCATGAAGCGGGTACGGATCGAAAAGTACAGACCGGCGCCAAGGCACAGATAAATCAGGGCCGGGCTCCAGATGATGCCGTTAAGCATGCTGACAAACTCATTCACTGCTGCTTCTCCGTGAAACATGACGGCAGGTTGTCCTGCGTCCAATTTATAGTTAGGTCGGATCGAAACGGACCACAGCATTTTTCGCTCGATGCCACGCGTGCCGGTCCCGTTTCGGGAACTGGCCACGAAGGATTCAACACCATTGGGATCGAAAAATGCCGGGCCTGAATTGTTCCGGTTGATGCACTGCAAAACCATGCGCGCAAGGCATTATTCTATGTGTTCTGCGCATAACCTTGCATCAAAAAAATCGGGTTGCTCACCCGCACCGAGTCACATCAGCACGTGACTCCGCTGCCTGCCATGCTTGCTTTCAGGCGGTTCGCCGGGCTGAATCACCGCCTCGTCTTCGTCGTCCCGACGCCTGCCGTAAGGACTCACAGGCCACGCCACCATGCGACGATGAACAGCACCACCACCGCCGCTACATAGGCCTGCAGGCTGTAGCGCACGTTGCCGCGTGCCAACTCACCTCCCGACACGCCGTAGCGCCCCTGCAAAGCCAGGTGGATTCCCGACATGGGACTGGCCGCCAGGCCGATGGCCCAGCACTGCACATAGACCACCGCCATCAGCACCGGGTCGGGGTTGAGCGGCGCCAGCCAGGCCGCGACGGTGGCGATGGAGATGACCGCATGGATGCCGAGCACACACAGGAAGATCATGCCTGCAAGCACCAGTGCCGCCTGTGGCGCCCCCACATGCGCCATGGGCAGCCAGCCGCCACTGCTGGCGATGAGCGCATCCAGCCCGGTTGCGAACACGGCGGCGGCAAGAAACAGCGACATCTCGCCACGCATCGCGGGCAGACGACGCACCACATGGCGTGCCATTTGCGTTCCCCCTTCGACCACTCCCGCGCGCACGATCAGCACGGTTACGGCCATCACGGGCGCGGCAAAGGTGACAACCGCCAGCGTCGACCAAGACGGGACGAGCCAGTGCCCGACGATAACCATCAAGGCCAGCAGCGCCGGCACCCAAAGCGCAGCGGGGCGCATTGGGTAGCCGACGAAGTCGCGCCCAAGCGCGGGGTCGCGCAAGAGGTCGCGCGCTGCGAGAACGATCATCACCAAGGCAAGCGGAATGCCTGCTGCAGCCAATTCGGCCAGCGTGGCGCCAGGCGCGTAGGTGAGCGCAACCGCCGTAGCAGCGAAGAACGGTGACCACAGCGCCCCACCCAGAAAACCGCGCGTAAGCGCATTGAGTTGCACGATCGAGGGCGACTTCCCACCCCCCATGCGATCTCCCATGATGAAGACCGCGGACAGATTGATCACGGCGCCAAAGGCGTGAACACCCGCAATCGTGCGCCACAGGGCCCCCGGTCCGCGCGGTGCCTCCCCCGCCTCACCCAGACCGAGCAGTTGCAGGAAGCTGACCCCGGCCAGCATCCCCAGCAGTGCGATGTTCTTTGTCAGCACACCGGTCCATGGCCACTGACCACTTTGCAGGCCGGACCAGACCAGCGCGGCCACCCCGATGATGATCAGCAGAAGGGCCACCCGGCGCTGACGGCGATGCAGCCCCGCCCACATCAGGGCCACCGCCCCCCAGGCCGCCACACCGCCGATCCATTCGGGCACACCGGTGGCCGCCCCCGAAAGG from Parazoarcus communis encodes the following:
- a CDS encoding ABC transporter ATP-binding protein, producing the protein MVAQQADKGAAYLRIEGVNKRFGQNHVVKDVSLEIVRKEIFALLGSSGCGKSTLLRMLAGLETPSTGRIVLDGEDLATVQPHHRPTNMMFQSYALFPHLTVEDNVAFGLRQERPRIARDVIAARVTKMLDLVQMQRFARRKPHELSGGQQQRVALARSLAKEPKLLLLDEPLAALDKKIRQETQLELVHLIERVGVTCIMVTHDQEEAMTMADRIGVMSDGVLLQVGTPDEIYEHPNCRFTAEFIGETNMFHGRLGQQGVACSDFPAPIIIPPLTDHADGSDVSVSVRPERIVLGREKPEAADGTMNQAAGEVVDIAYLGSYSIYHVRVGTSRTVIASVPSARWGDAPPPTWGDSVWVSWKAPAGVVLGR
- a CDS encoding ABC transporter permease subunit, producing the protein MSTRKLFLLRGRFWVGMLPWTWLLLFFLLPFVLIVNVSLSTPELSIPPYVPPLHTAADGTGVEFVPDLSNYQRLQDEFTSIGEDGAYLLYLRAYGNSLLLASLTTLCCLLIGYPFAYHIARARESIRNVLLMMVMLPFWTSFLLRVYAWMGLLDSSEVGLINQLLLGLGIVDAPLPLLYNTGAVLTGMIYSYLPFMVLPLYANLVKLDPRLLEAASDLGARPLTTFLSVTLPLSRNGIIAGAMMVFIPAVGEFVIPDLLGGGDVQMIGRNIWDDFGPNQDWPMAAAVAVVMVLLLIVPIIIFNRSSRQEAEELR
- a CDS encoding ABC transporter permease subunit; protein product: MSVAANRWGARSWLVLVFAFLYIPILCLVVFSFTSGEITTQFDGFSLRWYEALLEDREIQSAVWLSLRIGAMAATAAVVVGSAAAFVLTRYRPYFGSSFFAGMTTAPMVMPEVVTGLSLVLLFTHPALSFLGGRGALAIWAAHTTLCAAYAAVLVQSRLREVDRSLEEAALDLGCPPFKVFFIITVPVIAPALISAWLLTFTLSMDDFVLAAMLSDPGSTTLPVLIFARLHHGLKPEINALATIIVVVVSIAVLTANHMMMSSQRARMRARELAQG
- a CDS encoding alanine/glycine:cation symporter family protein, whose protein sequence is MLNGIIWSPALIYLCLGAGLYFSIRTRFMQVRGLGEMIRLTFTGKASDAGVSSFQALTMSLSGRVGTGNIAGVATAITFGGPGAVFWMWTVAFLGASTAYIESTLAQIYKEKDDEGMYRGGPAYYIEKCMGQKWYAWIFAVSTAIAMGLLLPGVQANSIASGLQNAWGIDTAVSATCIVLLLGFIIFGGVKRIALFAEIVVPFMALAYILVAMVIVLLNIEAVPGMIALIFKSAFGLEAGFGAVLGLAVQWGVKRGVYSNEAGQGSGPHPAAAAEVSHPAKQGYVQAFSVYIDTLFVCSATAFMLLSTGMYNVQGPDGAMLVNGLPGMEAGPGYTQAAVESVLPGFGSTFVALALFFFAFTTIVAYYYMAETNIAYINRKVHRPWLYFVLKIAVMVAVTYGSVKSAGAAWDLGDVGVGIMAWLNIIAILIIQKPALLALKDYEQQKKEGKDPTFDPEKLGIRNADFWVKRK